The DNA region TTTTTCCATGTTTCTCATTCCACTACAGTCCACGCTCTTTCAAAATCTTCTTTATCAGATTCTCAGCGTTTGTTCTAAATTCCTCAACTGTTCCTTCATTTACGAGCATATAATCTACCATGGCCAGTGCACTGCCGAGCCCCCATTTCAATTCTCGCTGGTCTCTTAAAATGCATTTCTCGAGTGTGATTTCATCGTCACCCCTTGCCCTGGCAAGAATTCTCTCATATCTTGTTTCAGGCGAGGCATGAATTCCTATTGTCACAAGTTTATCGCCGAAGTTGTGGCGGAAAATGTTGAGTTCTGCATCTCCTCTCGTGCCATCAATTATTGTCTTTTTTTCTGTCACCCTAGGCACAACAAGTGTTGCCCAGTAACCCATACCATGTTGTTCTCGACGTTCAGATGCCACCTTCGCCACGTTCTCTGGCGTATCAGGTAAGTTCATCTTTTTTGTTTCCTCCCGAACTATATCTCCCATTCTGATAGGCACGAAACCATATTTTTTAGCGACATTCAGGAATTCTTCCTTGCCTGCACCAGGCATACCAACGGTTACTATCACGAGCATTATGAACACCGCATCGGAAATAACGAGGTTGTTTATTTGTTTTTTCAATTCGGGATTTGGCAATGTAGAAAGAATTTTTCGAAAAAAGACAGATATTTCAGTGTTGAAGTAAGGTATTTATTTTTCCTCTGTATTCTGTTGCTAAGCATAGCAGGGGCCGTGGGGTAGCTTGGCCTATCCTACGAGCTTTGGGAGATGCCACTGGTGTAAGTGGTATCGAGAAAAGCTTGAGACTCCAGTTCAAATCTGGACGGCCCCATAAGCTATGAGAGAGTTCGTGGTGGTTGTTGTCTTGGATGCCGAGCAGAGTCAGACCCTAGTTCAGCTTGCGAACCAGATTCAGGAGATGTGTGAGAGATTAAAAAAGCGGGAGAGGGAAATTAAGGAGAGGGGGAAACAACTAGAAGAAATCGAGAAAGAGCTCGGGGCAAGGGCAGAGGAGCTTGAGAAACGAGAGAAGGCATTGGCAGAAGCGAGCAATGAGATTACAGAGAGGGAGAAGATAGTGGCTGCAGCAAGTGCAGAAATAGCAAGGAAAGAGGTAGAGTTAAAGGCCATAGAGGAATCTATGA from Thermoplasmata archaeon includes:
- a CDS encoding AAA family ATPase; translation: MLVIVTVGMPGAGKEEFLNVAKKYGFVPIRMGDIVREETKKMNLPDTPENVAKVASERREQHGMGYWATLVVPRVTEKKTIIDGTRGDAELNIFRHNFGDKLVTIGIHASPETRYERILARARGDDEITLEKCILRDQRELKWGLGSALAMVDYMLVNEGTVEEFRTNAENLIKKILKERGL